A region from the Triticum urartu cultivar G1812 chromosome 1, Tu2.1, whole genome shotgun sequence genome encodes:
- the LOC125547071 gene encoding uncharacterized protein LOC125547071 isoform X3 → MEVASPSDRDPQAGLHPSAGSSSSSNPISSNNIIRDVVAQGSDQRDYHAVHDENPSLMGPLRSISENIERVENEYSDEEDDPLPGVEGLRITGEAFPGRELQVSGYSINGTTSCKFEWVRHLEDGSQKFIEGARQPIYLVTADDVDTILAVEVQPLDDRERKGGIVKVYANEERKIPCDPETKELIKQTLSVGHVSYEVLLPAVPVLETWEPAVLAVTRKGYSIKCNGQRGVVATETFQQYMAISIPCGRPTEFSLQSADGDEYSLKPAENSQSRDTIVLILRAFRMQVHDEMKCRLLRRLERRLGASKLE, encoded by the exons CAACAATATTATCAGGGATGTTGTAGCGCAAGGAAGTGATCAACGTGATTATCATGCTGTACATGATGAAAACCCATCACTCATGGGCCCTCTTAGGAGCATATCAGAAAACATAGAGCGGGTTGAGAATGAATACTCAGATGAAGAGGACGACCCGCTGCCAGGCGTGGAAGGGCTAAGAATCACCGGTGAAGCTTTTCCTGGAAGAGAACTTCAAGTGAGTGGGTATTCCATCAACGGGACCACAAGCTGCAAATTTGAG TGGGTACGCCATTTGGAAGATGGATCGCAGAAGTTCATAGAAG GTGCACGGCAGCCCATATATCTAGTTACCGCGGATGATGTGGACACTATACTAGCCGTTGAGGTCCAGCCACTAGATGACCGAGAAAGAAAG GGGGGCATCGTTAAGGTTTATGCTAATGAGGAAAGAAAAATTCCTTGCG ATCCTGAAACAAAGGAGCTTATCAAGCAAACCCTTTCAGTTGGCCATGTGTCTTATGAAGTCCTTCTGCCGGCG GTTCCGGTCTTAGAAACGTGGGAACCTGCTGTATTGGCAGTAACGAGGAAAGGTTACAGCATTAAGTGCAACGGACAGCGTGGTGTTGTTGCTACAGAGACATTCCAGCAATACATGGCT ATCAGTATCCCATGTGGGCGTCCTACTGAATTTTCACTTCAGTCTGCTGATGGTGATGAGTATAGTCTCAAGCCTGCAGAAAATTCCCA ATCACGAGATACTATTGTTCTAATACTGAGGGCGTTCAGGATGCAG GTACATGATGAAATGAAATGCAGGCTATTGAGAAGATTAGAGCGAAGATTGGGCGCCTCCAAGTTGGAGTAG
- the LOC125547060 gene encoding uncharacterized protein LOC125547060, with translation MPRDWGDAEPRPKRRVDDRRDPPRSSPDGLRREADLRSQLTSRPARRSPARDSRDPRRSPPRQSRRSPARDDRRSHSPARRDPPREDSRDRANSPARRSPARGRSPTRRSPARDGRGSRRPSPPRQAPPASGSTAPENRHYQPPRAQAAFPPSNGGNGNRGHPGAKKKKKGPPCPPPAASSAAVVTPASGAVAAPEGPSCFNCVLPGHFQVACPNPPTCYLCKEAGHPAVLCPERPVTEEIMMYGHGIEDMGFFHIEVPELPPPSPSLLALVTVVGKGVATPELIEAELNHLCRCKWDWQVTSTAPNAFSVIFPDALSMGLCTRSDSITLALNGIVVNISEPRWDPKAVAVLDTAWILIAGLPDVARSERVIRSMSKILGKVVVVDELSLRKEEEVRVKVKCLDASKLHTTLRVFFNDDGYDLTICPEPPNHICRPRLFADSLQGMGPRMPMAPTTGAPATPASTTTRRTMTSLSAPAPRLVSPPTPPRVAAAPGRAAPQCLPLTSRWLFSWPHPQWRPLPLSWSRPVTSRVLVCSPCPPRRPVLRPPTPLAAPLHRIRNHRPPGPDPSGPHGW, from the coding sequence ATGCCCCGGGACTGGGGCGATGCCGAGCCCCGCCCCAAGCGGCGTGTGGATGACCGCCGGGATCCTCCGCGCTCCTCCCCCGACGGCCTCCGGCGGGAGGCTGACCTCCGGAGCCAGCTCACCTCCCGCCCGGCTCGCCGTTCCCCTGCTCGTGACTCCCGCGACCCCCGCCGCTCCCCTCCCCGCCAATCACGCCGCTCCCCGGCGCGGGATGACCGCCGTTCACACTCGCCAGCCCGCCGAGATCCGCCTCGCGAGGACTCCCGGGACCGGGCCAACTCGCCTGCCCGGCGCTCCCCTGCCCGAGGCCGGTCACCGACCCGGCGCTCGCCGGCCCGTGACGGCCGTGGCTCCCGCCGACCTTCCCCTCCGCGTCAGGCTCCTCCCGCCTCCGGGTCCACCGCCCCTGAGAACCGGCATTACCAGCCCCCGCGCGCCCAAGCCGCTTTTCCGCCATCTAACGGTGGCAACGGGAACCGTGGGCACCCGGGcgctaagaagaagaagaaggggccgCCTTGCCCTCCACCtgccgcctcctccgccgccgtgGTGACCCCGGCCTCGGGTGCCGTCGCCGCCCCCGAGGGTCCGTCGTGCTTCAACTGCGTCCTGCCCGGCCACTTCCAGGTGGCTTGCCCCAACCCACCGACCTGCTACCTCTGCAAGGAAGCCGGGCACCCTGCGGTTCTCTGTCCGGAGCGCCCGGTCACGGAGGAGATCATGATGTACGGCCACGGCATCGAGGACATGGGCTTCTTCCACATTGAGGTGCCGGAGCTTCCGCCTCCCTCACCCTCGCTCCTGGCCCTTGTGACAGTCGTGGGGAAGGGCGTCGCCACTCCGGAGCTGATCGAGGCCGAGCTCAACCACCTCTGCCGATGCAAGTGGGATTGGCAGGTGACCTCCACCGCGCCCAACGCCTTCTCGGTGATCTTCCCCGACGCCCTGAGCATGGGCCTCTGCACCCGTAGCGACAGCATCACCTTGGCCCTCAACGGGATTGTGGTGAACATCTCCGAGCCGAGGTGGGATCCCAAGGCCGTGGCGGTCCTCGACACTGCTTGGATCCTCATCGCCGGCCTCCCAGACGTGGCCCGGTCTGAGCGGGTCATTCGCAGTATGTCCAAGATCCTGGGCAAGGTGGTGGTGGTCGACGAGCTCTCTCTGCGCAAGGAGGAGGAGGTCCGGGTCAAGGTGAAATGCCTGGACGCCTCCAAGCTCCACACCACGCTTCGGGTCTTCTTCAACGACGACGGATACGACCTCACCATTTGCCCCGAGCCGCCGAACCACATCTGTCGCCCCCGCCTCTTCGCCGACAGCCTCCAGGGGATGGGCCCGCGGATGCCGATGGCTCCCACCACCGGCGCCCCCGCCACTCCCGCTTCGACGACCACGAGGAGGACGATGACATCTCTGAGCGCTCCCGCTCCCCGTCTCGTGAGCCCGCCAACCCCCCCTCGGGTCGCGGCGGCTCCGGGCAGGGCCGCACCCCAGTGTCTGCCGCTGACCTCGCGGTGGCTCTTCAGCTGGCCGCACCCCCAGTGGCGCCCTCTCCCCCTGTCTTGGAGTCGGCCAGTGACATCTCGAGTGTTGGTATGCTCGCCGTGCCCCCCTCGTCGCCCCGTTCTCCGTCCGCCGACTCCGCTCGCCGCTCCTCTCCATCGGATCCGGAACCACCGTCCCCCCGGCCCCGACCCCTCCGGTCCTCACGGGTGGTGA
- the LOC125547071 gene encoding uncharacterized protein LOC125547071 isoform X4: MGPLRSISENIERVENEYSDEEDDPLPGVEGLRITGEAFPGRELQVSGYSINGTTSCKFEWVRHLEDGSQKFIEGARQPIYLVTADDVDTILAVEVQPLDDRERKGGIVKVYANEERKIPCDPETKELIKQTLSVGHVSYEVLLPAVPVLETWEPAVLAVTRKGYSIKCNGQRGVVATETFQQYMAISIPCGRPTEFSLQSADGDEYSLKPAENSQSRDTIVLILRAFRMQVHDEMKCRLLRRLERRLGASKLE, encoded by the exons ATGGGCCCTCTTAGGAGCATATCAGAAAACATAGAGCGGGTTGAGAATGAATACTCAGATGAAGAGGACGACCCGCTGCCAGGCGTGGAAGGGCTAAGAATCACCGGTGAAGCTTTTCCTGGAAGAGAACTTCAAGTGAGTGGGTATTCCATCAACGGGACCACAAGCTGCAAATTTGAG TGGGTACGCCATTTGGAAGATGGATCGCAGAAGTTCATAGAAG GTGCACGGCAGCCCATATATCTAGTTACCGCGGATGATGTGGACACTATACTAGCCGTTGAGGTCCAGCCACTAGATGACCGAGAAAGAAAG GGGGGCATCGTTAAGGTTTATGCTAATGAGGAAAGAAAAATTCCTTGCG ATCCTGAAACAAAGGAGCTTATCAAGCAAACCCTTTCAGTTGGCCATGTGTCTTATGAAGTCCTTCTGCCGGCG GTTCCGGTCTTAGAAACGTGGGAACCTGCTGTATTGGCAGTAACGAGGAAAGGTTACAGCATTAAGTGCAACGGACAGCGTGGTGTTGTTGCTACAGAGACATTCCAGCAATACATGGCT ATCAGTATCCCATGTGGGCGTCCTACTGAATTTTCACTTCAGTCTGCTGATGGTGATGAGTATAGTCTCAAGCCTGCAGAAAATTCCCA ATCACGAGATACTATTGTTCTAATACTGAGGGCGTTCAGGATGCAG GTACATGATGAAATGAAATGCAGGCTATTGAGAAGATTAGAGCGAAGATTGGGCGCCTCCAAGTTGGAGTAG